The following are encoded together in the Natator depressus isolate rNatDep1 chromosome 10, rNatDep2.hap1, whole genome shotgun sequence genome:
- the FAHD1 gene encoding oxaloacetate tautomerase FAHD1, mitochondrial — MMASSKPLAKFWEWGRNIICVGRNYAEHAKEMKNALPSEPLFFLKPSSAYVREGDPIIKPYYCNNLHHEVELGVVIGKKAHAVSQKAAMDYVAGYALCLDMTARDTQAECKKKGLPWTLAKGFNTSCPVSDFVPKEKIPDPHKLQIWLKVNGELRQEGETSSMIFSIPYIISYISEIITLEEGDLILTGSPKGVSAVQEHDEIQAGINGILNMQFKVAQQSR, encoded by the coding sequence ATGATGGCCTCTTCCAAGCCTTTGGCTAAGTTCTGGGAATGGGGCAGAAACATCATCTGCGTGGGGAGGAATTACGCAGAGCACGCCAAGGAGATGAAAAATGCTCTCCCCAGCGAGCCCCTTTTTTTCCTGAAGCCTTCCTCAGCCTATGTCCGGGAAGGAGACCCCATTATCAAGCCTTATTACTGCAACAATCTGCACCATGAGGTGGAGCTGGGAGTGGTGATTGGGAAGAAAGCCCATGCTGTCTCCCAGAAGGCTGCTATGGACTACGTGGCAGGTTATGCCCTGTGCTTGGACATGACAGCCAGGGACACCCAAGCTGAGTGCAAGAAAAAGGGCCTTCCCTGGACCTTAGCCAAGGGCTTCAATACCTCGTGTCCCGTTAGTGATTTTGTGCCCAAGGAAAAGATACCAGACCCACACAAGCTGCAGATCTGGCTCAAGGTAAATGGCGAGCTGAGACAAGAAGGGGAAACCTCTTCTATGATCTTCTCTATCCCCTACATCATCAGCTATATCAGTGAAATAATCACACTGGAAGAAGGGGATCTGATTTTGACAGGTAGTCCCAAAGGTGTTTCTGCTGTACAGGAGCATGATGAGATACAAGCTGGGATAAACGGCATCCTCAATATGCAGTTTAAGGTGGCACAGCAATCGCGCTGA
- the LOC141994734 gene encoding hydroxyacylglutathione hydrolase, mitochondrial isoform X2, whose translation MQSAGVQGATRPGAGFLHADSDLRKSKIVTQTNMKVELLPALTDNYMYLIIDEETKEAAIVDPVQPQKVVEVVRKHGVKLTTVLTTHHHWDHAGGNEKLVKMESGLRVYGGDNRVGALTQKVSHSTSFQVGSLHVKCLYTPCHTSGHICYYVTKPNSSEPPAVFTGDTLFVAGCGKFFEGTPEEMYKALIEILGRLDPETRVYCGHEYTINNLKFARHVEPNNAAIQQKLAWAKAKYDSGEPTIPSTIAEEFTYNPFMRVREKTVQQHAGETDPIRTMGAIRKEKDNFRVPKD comes from the exons ATGCAATCCGCGGGCGTGCAAG GTGCAACACGGCCAGGAGCTGGCTTCCTCCACGCTGACTCTGATCTGAGAAAGTCTAAGATAGTCACACAGACCAACATGAAGGTGGAGCTGCTTCCGGCCCTCACGGACAACTACATGTATCTCATCATCGATGAGGAAACCAAAGAGGCAGCGATTGTTGACCCTGTGCAACCCCAGAAG GTTGTGGAAGTGGTCAGAAAGCATGGCGTGAAGCTGACTACCGTTCTAACTACCCATCACCATTG GGACCATGCCGGGGGTAACGAGAAGCTTGTGAAGATGGAGTCTGGGTTAAGAGTGTATGGAGGAGACAACCGAGTGGGAGCCTTGACACAGAAAGTGTCTCACTCTACATCATTtcag GTGGGATCTCTTCATGTGAAATGCCTCTATACGCCATGTCACACTTCTGGACACATCTGTTATTATGTGACTAAACCAAATAGTTCTGAGCCTCCCGCTGTCTTTACAG GTGACACACTGTTCGTGGCTGGCTGTGGGAAGTTCTTTGAGGGAACCCCAGAGGAAATGTACAAAGCACTGATAGAGATTTTAGGCCGCTTGGACCCTGAAACG AGAGTTTACTGTGGTCACGAATACACGATCAACAACCTAAAATTTGCCCGTCATGTTGAACCTAATAACGCTGCCATCCAGCAAAAACTAGCCTGGGCTAAG GCAAAATATGACAGTGGCGAACCAACTATCCCGTCTACTATTGCAGAGGAGTTTACATACAACCCCTTCATGCGAGTGAG AGAGAAGACAGTCCAGCAGCATGCTGGGGAAACTGATCCCATTCGAACAATGGGAGCCATCAGAAAAGAGAAGGATAACTTCAGGGTACCAAAAGACTGA
- the LOC141994734 gene encoding hydroxyacylglutathione hydrolase, mitochondrial isoform X1 — MVRGSRRGLGSALALLGAAAGFRAGATRPGAGFLHADSDLRKSKIVTQTNMKVELLPALTDNYMYLIIDEETKEAAIVDPVQPQKVVEVVRKHGVKLTTVLTTHHHWDHAGGNEKLVKMESGLRVYGGDNRVGALTQKVSHSTSFQVGSLHVKCLYTPCHTSGHICYYVTKPNSSEPPAVFTGDTLFVAGCGKFFEGTPEEMYKALIEILGRLDPETRVYCGHEYTINNLKFARHVEPNNAAIQQKLAWAKAKYDSGEPTIPSTIAEEFTYNPFMRVREKTVQQHAGETDPIRTMGAIRKEKDNFRVPKD, encoded by the exons ATGGTCCGCGGGAGCCGCCGGGGGCTCGGCAGCGCGCTGGCTTTGCTGGGGGCGGCGGCAGGCTTCCGAGCGG GTGCAACACGGCCAGGAGCTGGCTTCCTCCACGCTGACTCTGATCTGAGAAAGTCTAAGATAGTCACACAGACCAACATGAAGGTGGAGCTGCTTCCGGCCCTCACGGACAACTACATGTATCTCATCATCGATGAGGAAACCAAAGAGGCAGCGATTGTTGACCCTGTGCAACCCCAGAAG GTTGTGGAAGTGGTCAGAAAGCATGGCGTGAAGCTGACTACCGTTCTAACTACCCATCACCATTG GGACCATGCCGGGGGTAACGAGAAGCTTGTGAAGATGGAGTCTGGGTTAAGAGTGTATGGAGGAGACAACCGAGTGGGAGCCTTGACACAGAAAGTGTCTCACTCTACATCATTtcag GTGGGATCTCTTCATGTGAAATGCCTCTATACGCCATGTCACACTTCTGGACACATCTGTTATTATGTGACTAAACCAAATAGTTCTGAGCCTCCCGCTGTCTTTACAG GTGACACACTGTTCGTGGCTGGCTGTGGGAAGTTCTTTGAGGGAACCCCAGAGGAAATGTACAAAGCACTGATAGAGATTTTAGGCCGCTTGGACCCTGAAACG AGAGTTTACTGTGGTCACGAATACACGATCAACAACCTAAAATTTGCCCGTCATGTTGAACCTAATAACGCTGCCATCCAGCAAAAACTAGCCTGGGCTAAG GCAAAATATGACAGTGGCGAACCAACTATCCCGTCTACTATTGCAGAGGAGTTTACATACAACCCCTTCATGCGAGTGAG AGAGAAGACAGTCCAGCAGCATGCTGGGGAAACTGATCCCATTCGAACAATGGGAGCCATCAGAAAAGAGAAGGATAACTTCAGGGTACCAAAAGACTGA
- the LOC141994734 gene encoding hydroxyacylglutathione hydrolase, mitochondrial isoform X3: MKVELLPALTDNYMYLIIDEETKEAAIVDPVQPQKVVEVVRKHGVKLTTVLTTHHHWDHAGGNEKLVKMESGLRVYGGDNRVGALTQKVSHSTSFQVGSLHVKCLYTPCHTSGHICYYVTKPNSSEPPAVFTGDTLFVAGCGKFFEGTPEEMYKALIEILGRLDPETRVYCGHEYTINNLKFARHVEPNNAAIQQKLAWAKAKYDSGEPTIPSTIAEEFTYNPFMRVREKTVQQHAGETDPIRTMGAIRKEKDNFRVPKD, from the exons ATGAAGGTGGAGCTGCTTCCGGCCCTCACGGACAACTACATGTATCTCATCATCGATGAGGAAACCAAAGAGGCAGCGATTGTTGACCCTGTGCAACCCCAGAAG GTTGTGGAAGTGGTCAGAAAGCATGGCGTGAAGCTGACTACCGTTCTAACTACCCATCACCATTG GGACCATGCCGGGGGTAACGAGAAGCTTGTGAAGATGGAGTCTGGGTTAAGAGTGTATGGAGGAGACAACCGAGTGGGAGCCTTGACACAGAAAGTGTCTCACTCTACATCATTtcag GTGGGATCTCTTCATGTGAAATGCCTCTATACGCCATGTCACACTTCTGGACACATCTGTTATTATGTGACTAAACCAAATAGTTCTGAGCCTCCCGCTGTCTTTACAG GTGACACACTGTTCGTGGCTGGCTGTGGGAAGTTCTTTGAGGGAACCCCAGAGGAAATGTACAAAGCACTGATAGAGATTTTAGGCCGCTTGGACCCTGAAACG AGAGTTTACTGTGGTCACGAATACACGATCAACAACCTAAAATTTGCCCGTCATGTTGAACCTAATAACGCTGCCATCCAGCAAAAACTAGCCTGGGCTAAG GCAAAATATGACAGTGGCGAACCAACTATCCCGTCTACTATTGCAGAGGAGTTTACATACAACCCCTTCATGCGAGTGAG AGAGAAGACAGTCCAGCAGCATGCTGGGGAAACTGATCCCATTCGAACAATGGGAGCCATCAGAAAAGAGAAGGATAACTTCAGGGTACCAAAAGACTGA